One window of Acidimicrobiales bacterium genomic DNA carries:
- a CDS encoding sigma-70 family RNA polymerase sigma factor: protein MARTYGRFLYTIAYRLTGDPDDAQDLVQETLLRVRKGLRTYRPGSMEGWLSRIVTNAFLDDVRRRRRRPVASLGDEPEGSFGTAPAADEAMMAEALPSDVEQALLRVPEEFRVAVVLCDVVGLSYQQISEALDIPVGTVRSRIHRGRALLREAMS, encoded by the coding sequence GTGGCGCGCACCTACGGCCGGTTTCTGTACACGATCGCCTACCGCCTGACCGGAGACCCGGATGACGCCCAGGACCTCGTCCAAGAGACCCTCTTGCGGGTCCGAAAAGGGTTGCGCACCTACCGACCGGGCTCGATGGAGGGATGGTTGAGCCGCATCGTCACCAACGCCTTTCTCGACGATGTGAGGCGCCGCCGACGGCGCCCGGTGGCATCGCTCGGAGACGAGCCTGAGGGTTCCTTCGGCACGGCGCCGGCGGCCGACGAGGCGATGATGGCCGAGGCCCTGCCGTCCGACGTCGAGCAGGCGCTCCTACGGGTGCCCGAGGAGTTTCGCGTGGCAGTGGTCCTCTGCGACGTCGTCGGGCTGTCCTACCAGCAGATCAGCGAGGCGCTGGACATCCCGGTGGGTACCGTGCGCAGCCGGATCCATCGCGGCCGGGCCCTGCTGCGGGAGGCCATGTCGTGA